A genomic window from Paenibacillus sp. FSL K6-0276 includes:
- a CDS encoding ABC-2 family transporter protein, with product MKVSRMIYLYRRMYVQQLKAILEYDKDFYILMCSAALTQVLGFVFLWVIYDRIPDINGWQFWEVAFMYAMIFLTEGIGSLFFEGTWRMSGLVNRGELDRYLLRPVPVILQIFCTGIGINGLGNLLIGGVIIWQAFTHGQLHWTLGKAAITLLLLATAVIIRVSINLIGNSAAFWIRNAGNAFPLMVHNLADLAKYPITLFPQAVRIFISTVLPYAFISFYPATYIFDKSEWHGWWMLAPLVAIGSAAAAYGIFRFGLSRYESTGN from the coding sequence ATGAAAGTTTCACGCATGATCTATCTATATAGACGCATGTATGTTCAGCAGCTAAAAGCAATTCTAGAGTATGACAAAGATTTCTACATATTAATGTGTTCTGCGGCATTAACACAGGTACTGGGATTTGTTTTTCTTTGGGTCATCTATGACCGGATTCCGGATATCAATGGCTGGCAGTTCTGGGAAGTCGCTTTTATGTACGCGATGATCTTTCTAACCGAAGGAATAGGTTCCCTGTTTTTTGAAGGCACCTGGAGAATGAGTGGTCTAGTGAACCGAGGAGAGTTAGATCGTTATCTACTTCGGCCAGTGCCCGTTATTTTACAGATCTTTTGTACGGGGATCGGCATTAACGGTCTAGGCAATTTGCTGATTGGTGGAGTTATAATCTGGCAAGCCTTTACCCATGGACAGCTTCATTGGACTCTAGGCAAAGCTGCGATCACCTTGTTGTTGCTGGCAACAGCCGTAATTATCCGTGTATCTATCAACTTGATCGGAAATTCAGCAGCCTTTTGGATTCGTAATGCTGGTAATGCCTTCCCTCTAATGGTGCATAACCTGGCGGATCTGGCGAAATACCCAATTACACTGTTTCCTCAAGCCGTACGTATCTTTATCTCCACCGTTCTTCCCTATGCCTTTATCAGTTTCTATCCGGCAACCTATATCTTTGACAAAAGTGAGTGGCATGGCTGGTGGATGCTGGCTCCGCTCGTCGCCATTGGGAGTGCGGCAGCCGCTTATGGTATTTTCCGATTCGGACTTTCCCGTTACGAAAGCACGGGGAACTAG
- a CDS encoding cation:proton antiporter, which produces MEFVLYLMLIILFTKLAGDLSVRLGQPSVLGKLIVGIILGPAVLGWIQNGEFIHYFSEIGVLLLMFIAGLETDLDQLRKNWKSAFAVAVGGIILPFIGGFAIGEMFGFAYHNAMFMGVILSATSVSISVQVLKDMNKLNTREGSTILGAAVVDDILVVILLAVLMSFFGTGESASIGLLITKKVLFFAVALVVGWFVVPRVMKWMAPLKVTEAVIAAALMICFAFAYFAEIMGMAGIIGAFAAGIAISQTSFKHAVESKIEPIAYSIFVPVFFVSIGLSVSFEGVGSQIGFVLLLTVVAILTKLFGGGLGARLTGFNNRSSLIIGSGMISRGEVALIIAATGLQSGLLQQQYFTSVIIVVIVTTLVTPPLLKYIFRDPVRAEGK; this is translated from the coding sequence ATGGAGTTTGTTCTATATCTTATGCTGATTATTCTATTCACCAAGCTAGCTGGTGATTTATCTGTACGACTGGGACAACCGTCGGTACTGGGTAAGCTAATTGTGGGTATTATACTGGGTCCTGCGGTACTGGGTTGGATTCAGAATGGAGAGTTTATTCATTATTTTTCGGAGATCGGTGTTCTATTGTTAATGTTTATAGCGGGTCTTGAGACGGATCTGGATCAATTGCGCAAGAATTGGAAATCAGCTTTCGCAGTAGCCGTCGGAGGTATTATTTTACCTTTTATTGGTGGATTCGCCATAGGGGAAATGTTTGGTTTTGCTTATCATAATGCTATGTTTATGGGCGTCATTCTTAGTGCAACATCGGTCAGCATATCGGTTCAGGTGCTGAAGGATATGAATAAGCTGAACACACGTGAAGGTTCTACCATTCTGGGAGCCGCCGTTGTAGATGACATCCTGGTTGTTATCTTGCTCGCTGTATTAATGAGCTTTTTCGGCACAGGAGAATCAGCATCTATTGGTCTTTTGATTACAAAAAAGGTGTTGTTCTTCGCTGTAGCGCTTGTTGTGGGTTGGTTCGTTGTGCCTCGGGTTATGAAATGGATGGCTCCGCTAAAGGTGACAGAGGCTGTTATCGCAGCGGCGCTAATGATTTGCTTTGCGTTCGCGTATTTTGCTGAAATTATGGGGATGGCAGGAATCATCGGTGCTTTTGCAGCTGGGATTGCTATTTCACAAACCTCCTTTAAGCACGCTGTGGAATCTAAGATTGAGCCTATAGCGTATTCGATCTTTGTTCCGGTCTTCTTTGTCAGTATCGGACTTAGTGTTTCTTTTGAAGGGGTTGGAAGCCAAATCGGGTTCGTCCTCTTGCTGACGGTGGTTGCCATTCTGACCAAGCTGTTTGGTGGCGGTCTGGGTGCGCGTCTTACAGGTTTTAATAACCGTTCGTCGCTTATTATTGGTTCAGGGATGATTTCGCGGGGTGAGGTAGCATTGATCATCGCGGCAACAGGTCTGCAAAGCGGATTGTTGCAGCAGCAGTATTTTACTTCTGTAATTATTGTTGTCATTGTAACTACATTGGTAACACCGCCACTCTTAAAATATATATTCCGTGATCCAGTACGCGCGGAAGGGAAATAA